A part of Capsicum annuum cultivar UCD-10X-F1 chromosome 6, UCD10Xv1.1, whole genome shotgun sequence genomic DNA contains:
- the LOC107872987 gene encoding uncharacterized protein LOC107872987 isoform X2: MPMNSSSFLRQLSGKEGWKSTSKRWGTGGGGGNWKQMEAGLKNMCGGGGGYNGGLVMRKRVMVVVDQSSYTKHAMMWALTHVTNKGDILTLLHIVPHSSASSSSHCSNYKGSSDSSSSAAHLASSLGSLCKACKPEVEVEALVIQGPKMATVMSQVKKLEVSVLVLGQKKPSSLLSCFYMEDFIHLILQPCYTTVCVGGAVRRNLWNNVSTHWIA; the protein is encoded by the exons ATGCCGATGAATTCAAGTTCGTTTTTGAGGCAACTGAGTGGGAAAGAGGGATGGAAATCGACGTCAAAGAGATGGGGTACTGGTGGTGGAGGTGGAAACTGGAAGCAAATGGAAGCGGGGTTGAAAAATATGTGTGGAGGAGGAGGAGGGTATAATGGTGGCTTAGTTATGAGGAAGAGAGTAATGGTGGTTGTAGATCAAAGTTCATATACTAAACATGCTATGATGTGGGCACTTACACATGTTACTAATAAAGGAGATATTCTTACTCTtcttcacattgttcctcattcTTCTGCTTCTAGTTCTTCTCATTGTAGTAATTATAAGGGCTCCTctgattcttcttcttctgctgctCATCTTGCTAGTTCTCTTGGTTCTCTTTGTAAGGCTTGCAAACCTGAA GTTGAAGTGGAAGCACTAGTAATACAAGGACCAAAAATGGCAACAGTAATGAGCCAAGTGAAGAAGCTGGAGGTGTCTGTTTTAGTCTTGGGTCAGAAAAAACCCTCTTCTCTCCTTAGCTG tttttacaTGGAGgactttattcatttaattttgcaACCCTGCTACACTACAGTTTGTGTGGGAGGAGCAGTGAGGAGGAATTTGTGGAACAATGTATCAACACATTGGATTGCTTGA
- the LOC107872987 gene encoding uncharacterized protein LOC107872987 isoform X1: MPMNSSSFLRQLSGKEGWKSTSKRWGTGGGGGNWKQMEAGLKNMCGGGGGYNGGLVMRKRVMVVVDQSSYTKHAMMWALTHVTNKGDILTLLHIVPHSSASSSSHCSNYKGSSDSSSSAAHLASSLGSLCKACKPEVEVEALVIQGPKMATVMSQVKKLEVSVLVLGQKKPSSLLSCLCGRSSEEEFVEQCINTLDCLTIGVRKQSKGMGGYLISTRWQKNFWLLA, from the exons ATGCCGATGAATTCAAGTTCGTTTTTGAGGCAACTGAGTGGGAAAGAGGGATGGAAATCGACGTCAAAGAGATGGGGTACTGGTGGTGGAGGTGGAAACTGGAAGCAAATGGAAGCGGGGTTGAAAAATATGTGTGGAGGAGGAGGAGGGTATAATGGTGGCTTAGTTATGAGGAAGAGAGTAATGGTGGTTGTAGATCAAAGTTCATATACTAAACATGCTATGATGTGGGCACTTACACATGTTACTAATAAAGGAGATATTCTTACTCTtcttcacattgttcctcattcTTCTGCTTCTAGTTCTTCTCATTGTAGTAATTATAAGGGCTCCTctgattcttcttcttctgctgctCATCTTGCTAGTTCTCTTGGTTCTCTTTGTAAGGCTTGCAAACCTGAA GTTGAAGTGGAAGCACTAGTAATACAAGGACCAAAAATGGCAACAGTAATGAGCCAAGTGAAGAAGCTGGAGGTGTCTGTTTTAGTCTTGGGTCAGAAAAAACCCTCTTCTCTCCTTAGCTG TTTGTGTGGGAGGAGCAGTGAGGAGGAATTTGTGGAACAATGTATCAACACATTGGATTGCTTGACAATAGGAGTAAGGAAGCAAAGCAAAGGCATGGGAGGATACCTCATCAGCACTAGATGGCAGAAGAATTTTTGGCTTTTGGCCTAA